In Campylobacter mucosalis, a single window of DNA contains:
- a CDS encoding polysaccharide deacetylase family protein, with product MGVVVLMYHHILPESGFIASSVSEFLAQMKFLADNGYKTLTSSEFLAYKKGEFAPPKKSVFITFDDGWRDNFYYAYPILKQFNLNATIFLVTQWIEKSSEQNALKKAEFTPLQHTQAKQQAPQNPASLFLNWDEVAKMSELCDFHSHTHGHTDGYFGNLSFLEDLELCKSTIKNRLGFDDTHLCWPRGKFDDEKLKIAKNLGYEIFYTTERGANLADKNLDYVKRIAVKNGAFWLKKSLFIYQNEFIANLYSKFKR from the coding sequence ATGGGCGTTGTGGTTTTAATGTATCATCACATTTTACCAGAGAGTGGATTTATAGCAAGTAGTGTGAGCGAGTTTTTAGCCCAGATGAAATTTCTAGCAGATAATGGCTATAAAACGCTTACTTCTAGTGAGTTTTTAGCCTATAAAAAGGGCGAATTTGCTCCGCCAAAAAAGAGCGTTTTTATCACTTTTGACGATGGTTGGCGAGATAATTTTTACTACGCTTATCCGATTTTAAAGCAGTTTAATCTAAACGCCACGATATTTTTAGTAACCCAGTGGATAGAAAAATCAAGCGAACAAAACGCCCTTAAAAAGGCGGAATTTACGCCCTTACAGCACACACAAGCAAAACAGCAAGCACCCCAAAATCCAGCCTCGCTATTTTTAAACTGGGACGAGGTGGCTAAGATGAGCGAGCTTTGCGACTTTCACTCTCACACGCACGGACACACCGATGGGTATTTTGGCAATTTGTCTTTTTTAGAGGATTTGGAGCTTTGTAAAAGCACGATAAAAAATCGGCTTGGCTTTGATGATACACACCTTTGCTGGCCACGTGGTAAATTTGATGATGAAAAACTAAAAATTGCTAAAAATTTAGGCTATGAGATATTTTACACGACAGAGCGTGGGGCAAATTTGGCAGATAAAAATTTAGATTACGTTAAGCGAATAGCCGTTAAAAATGGTGCTTTTTGGCTAAAAAAGAGCCTTTTTATATACCAAAATGAGTTTATTGCAAATTTATATTCTAAGTTTAAGAGGTAG
- a CDS encoding glycosyltransferase family 2 protein, giving the protein MKISFIVPAYNVSKYIKKCVDSILSCNMKDIEVIVVNDGSTDDTLEILNKYNDDRLKIISKQNGGASAARNDGINASSGEFLAFIDGDDFIDTADYEAVYEYAENFNADIVVMDFYKDYKDKQEYVTDFKTKDVIIDKQEYFKNIILGKNARHNAVNKLIKRELFNDVKFPNGIFLAEDFNVISKIIFKAQNIVKLNKAYYHYLIGENNTSGFESLKGIMDHKFIYDDVTSFINKNVLCDYKNELLMALELRKIKGVYLPLIFCKADLKNENFKQGLEILKRDLNGILQLEGFKKLRLKYRILFKMLKNAKTDEQICKILTIFNAINNLFSGRKLKDFRA; this is encoded by the coding sequence ATGAAAATAAGCTTTATAGTCCCTGCTTATAACGTGTCAAAATATATAAAAAAGTGCGTAGATAGTATATTATCTTGTAATATGAAAGATATAGAAGTTATAGTTGTAAATGATGGTAGCACTGACGATACGCTTGAAATTTTAAATAAATACAATGATGATAGGTTAAAAATTATCTCAAAACAAAATGGCGGAGCTAGTGCTGCACGTAATGATGGGATAAACGCTAGTAGTGGAGAGTTTTTAGCATTTATTGATGGCGATGATTTTATTGATACGGCTGATTATGAAGCGGTTTATGAATATGCTGAAAATTTTAATGCCGATATTGTTGTTATGGATTTTTATAAGGATTATAAAGATAAACAAGAGTATGTAACTGACTTTAAAACAAAAGATGTCATTATAGATAAGCAAGAGTATTTTAAGAACATAATACTTGGTAAAAATGCAAGGCATAATGCTGTAAATAAGCTAATAAAACGTGAGCTTTTTAATGATGTAAAATTTCCAAATGGTATATTTTTAGCAGAAGATTTTAATGTGATTTCAAAGATTATCTTTAAAGCACAAAATATAGTAAAGCTTAACAAGGCTTACTATCACTACCTTATAGGTGAAAACAATACGAGTGGATTTGAGAGCTTAAAGGGGATAATGGATCATAAATTTATCTATGATGATGTGACTAGTTTTATAAACAAGAATGTTTTGTGTGACTACAAAAACGAGCTTTTAATGGCATTAGAGCTTCGTAAAATAAAAGGCGTCTATTTGCCACTTATTTTTTGCAAAGCTGATTTAAAAAATGAAAATTTCAAACAAGGACTTGAAATTTTAAAGAGAGATTTAAATGGCATTTTGCAATTAGAAGGCTTTAAAAAACTAAGACTTAAATACAGAATTTTATTTAAAATGCTAAAAAACGCTAAAACAGATGAGCAAATTTGTAAAATTTTAACAATATTTAACGCTATTAACAATCTTTTTTCAGGTAGAAAGTTAAAAGATTTTAGAGCATAA
- a CDS encoding polysaccharide deacetylase family protein, translating into MKTPICILTMHHCNPLKDAITIAPELFKEALIFIRELGYNFITYKEFKDVLFGRSKPLKNSVLLTFDDGYFDCYKFAFPILKELNIPAVCFLITDTITDYKRQNYDIEFKLHNQIDYTHDIEQFLNLDEIKEMTESGLFEFDSHTATHYSCKSNDLPILNDEFDTSYKKIKELFGKNSEFGFCWPKGHFNDTSMSLIKNSKYDFAFSVIDGGYCNGDDRFKIRRIDISNNARSKKDYLFRIKKKLKIYSTPILGDLYSKFRNRNFK; encoded by the coding sequence ATGAAAACACCAATATGCATACTCACAATGCACCACTGCAACCCATTAAAAGACGCAATTACAATAGCGCCTGAGCTTTTTAAAGAAGCGCTCATTTTTATCCGTGAGCTTGGTTATAACTTTATAACATACAAAGAATTTAAAGATGTGCTGTTTGGCAGGTCAAAACCTTTAAAAAATAGCGTTTTGCTAACTTTTGATGATGGATATTTTGACTGCTATAAATTTGCCTTTCCTATCTTAAAAGAGTTAAATATCCCAGCCGTTTGCTTTTTAATAACCGATACTATAACTGACTATAAACGCCAAAACTACGACATAGAGTTTAAGCTACACAATCAAATAGACTACACTCACGATATAGAGCAGTTTTTAAATTTAGACGAGATAAAAGAGATGACCGAAAGTGGTCTTTTTGAATTTGATAGCCACACAGCCACTCACTACTCTTGCAAAAGCAATGACTTGCCAATTTTAAACGATGAGTTTGACACGTCTTATAAAAAGATAAAAGAGCTTTTTGGTAAAAATAGCGAGTTTGGATTTTGTTGGCCAAAAGGGCATTTTAACGACACCTCAATGAGCTTGATTAAAAACTCAAAATATGATTTTGCATTTAGTGTTATTGACGGCGGATATTGTAATGGCGATGATAGGTTTAAAATTCGCCGTATAGATATATCAAATAACGCAAGAAGCAAGAAGGACTATCTATTTAGGATTAAAAAGAAGCTAAAGATTTACTCAACACCGATTTTGGGCGATTTGTATTCAAAATTTAGAAATAGAAATTTCAAATGA
- a CDS encoding glycosyltransferase family 4 protein — protein MNTLHTETLYNWGGQQNKIINEMIFMRELGHNPMLFCNPNSEISKKAKSLGFNVFECEMNKKNYHKTIPTLCKFIDQNNINLVISNGSTDSWVAAISGLFKRKNGVKFIREKHNEFPIKGILSRFMHRSLFDKIISVSPNTTKLLTSIGVDKNKISYIPTVVNHQALNDVTSTFKQEFKIEDDVVTVGMFSAITEHKGAFNLAKSLKLAMSHNDKIVGIFAGNVSKTTKEKIIEILGKELATRVIFTGFRSDIANVIKGIDIFVFASHTEGLPTAMLEAMALSRPMIAFDKEPMNLLLEDKRGICVPFLDDNELYETINLYISDKNLANQYGKNSSEFIKQNYDYTSLKQNLKILLESL, from the coding sequence ATGAATACACTTCACACTGAAACCCTATATAACTGGGGCGGGCAGCAAAACAAAATCATAAATGAGATGATTTTTATGCGTGAGTTAGGGCATAACCCAATGCTCTTTTGCAACCCAAACTCTGAAATTTCTAAAAAAGCAAAATCACTTGGATTTAACGTCTTTGAGTGCGAGATGAATAAGAAAAACTACCATAAAACAATCCCGACACTTTGTAAATTTATAGATCAAAACAATATAAATTTAGTAATATCAAATGGCTCTACCGATAGCTGGGTGGCTGCCATTAGTGGCTTATTTAAACGAAAAAACGGGGTAAAATTCATAAGAGAAAAACATAATGAGTTTCCCATAAAAGGGATTTTAAGCCGTTTTATGCATAGAAGTTTATTTGATAAAATCATATCAGTAAGCCCAAATACAACAAAACTTTTGACAAGTATAGGTGTAGATAAAAACAAAATAAGCTATATCCCAACTGTTGTCAATCATCAAGCACTAAATGATGTCACATCAACTTTCAAACAAGAATTTAAAATAGAAGATGATGTTGTAACAGTAGGCATGTTTTCTGCAATCACAGAACATAAAGGCGCATTTAATCTGGCAAAATCGCTAAAACTAGCAATGAGCCACAATGATAAAATAGTCGGCATATTTGCTGGTAATGTAAGCAAAACTACTAAAGAAAAGATAATTGAAATTTTGGGCAAAGAACTAGCAACAAGAGTAATATTTACTGGGTTTAGATCCGATATAGCAAATGTTATAAAGGGTATTGATATATTTGTATTTGCATCTCATACCGAAGGTCTGCCAACTGCAATGCTTGAAGCTATGGCATTATCAAGACCCATGATAGCTTTTGATAAAGAGCCAATGAATTTACTTTTAGAAGACAAACGCGGTATATGTGTGCCTTTTTTAGACGATAATGAACTTTATGAGACCATTAATCTATATATAAGTGATAAAAATTTAGCCAATCAATATGGTAAAAATTCATCCGAATTCATAAAACAAAACTACGACTATACAAGTTTAAAACAAAATTTAAAAATACTTTTGGAGAGCCTATGA
- the rfaQ gene encoding putative lipopolysaccharide heptosyltransferase III — protein sequence MKILIIKFRNIGDVLLTTPLIDNLRHHYPDAVIDFALNSGTEAMITDNPNVRKIHIYDRNAKKFGLFKRIVTELKFINAIKKEKYDIAIQTTTGDRGIIIAKYAKIKTIVGFCGKNKTINKFITHKVPKIDGLTHIVDRNLATLNALNLAIISKKVSIFFNQNLAPNLPPKFIHFHLTSRWMFKCVKDEVMANLIDFCENELKIKVAITADKNEAEMKKVADVLGLCKSNPLNLAGVLSLKEVAALNKKATIFVGVDTAIMHISAANDVPVIAFFGPSGAFEWGPWDNSLVQSGYIKRNGNQQMGKHSVFQKDWECVPCEMDGCNSSKTSRCLMEFNNVDEIKSKIKEKINEYTSH from the coding sequence ATGAAAATCCTAATCATAAAATTTAGAAATATCGGCGATGTTTTACTCACAACTCCGCTTATTGATAATCTGCGTCATCACTACCCAGACGCCGTGATTGATTTTGCCCTAAATAGTGGCACAGAAGCGATGATAACGGATAATCCAAACGTGCGAAAAATTCACATTTATGATAGAAATGCTAAAAAATTTGGACTTTTTAAACGCATAGTAACGGAGCTAAAATTTATAAACGCTATCAAAAAAGAAAAATACGACATCGCTATACAAACTACAACTGGCGACAGGGGCATAATTATCGCAAAATACGCTAAAATCAAAACAATCGTGGGCTTTTGTGGCAAAAACAAAACGATAAATAAATTCATAACTCACAAAGTCCCTAAAATAGACGGACTTACTCACATTGTAGATAGAAATTTAGCCACGTTAAATGCCCTAAATTTAGCCATTATTAGCAAAAAAGTAAGCATATTTTTTAATCAAAACTTAGCCCCAAATTTACCGCCAAAATTTATTCATTTTCATCTGACAAGTCGTTGGATGTTTAAGTGTGTAAAAGATGAAGTTATGGCTAATCTTATTGATTTTTGTGAGAACGAGCTAAAAATAAAAGTGGCAATCACAGCTGATAAAAACGAAGCCGAGATGAAAAAAGTAGCCGATGTTTTAGGGCTTTGCAAGTCAAATCCGCTAAATTTAGCGGGCGTTTTAAGCCTAAAAGAGGTTGCTGCTTTAAATAAAAAAGCCACCATTTTTGTGGGCGTTGATACAGCCATAATGCACATTTCAGCCGCAAACGATGTACCAGTCATCGCGTTTTTTGGCCCAAGCGGCGCCTTTGAGTGGGGTCCGTGGGATAACTCCTTAGTGCAAAGTGGCTACATCAAACGAAACGGCAACCAACAAATGGGCAAACACAGCGTATTTCAAAAAGACTGGGAGTGTGTACCATGCGAGATGGATGGCTGCAATAGCTCAAAAACAAGTCGTTGTTTAATGGAATTTAATAACGTAGATGAGATAAAATCAAAAATAAAAGAGAAAATCAATGAATACACTTCACACTGA
- a CDS encoding glycosyltransferase family 2 protein produces MKLSIIILTFNSEKLLSEVLTSTMFADEVIIVDSGSNDDTLAICAKFENVRVLKQSWLGFGAQKQYGVDNAKFEWIFVLDSDEVITNELKTELLDELKSPKFKAYKVARLNYFFGKSIKSMGLYPDFSVRFFNKNYAKFDGREIHEKVVLNDKNGDFGTLKNHFIHYAYDSVEQFINKQNRYSSLGAKKNVLKAIFNPFWTFFKLFILKGGFKDGWRGYVIARLYAQYTFWKYIK; encoded by the coding sequence GTGAAACTAAGCATCATCATACTCACGTTTAACAGTGAAAAACTTTTATCCGAGGTGCTAACTAGCACAATGTTTGCGGACGAAGTAATAATAGTCGATAGTGGTTCAAACGATGATACATTGGCTATTTGTGCGAAGTTTGAAAATGTGCGAGTTTTAAAACAAAGTTGGCTAGGATTTGGTGCTCAAAAACAATACGGCGTAGATAACGCAAAATTTGAGTGGATTTTCGTGCTTGATAGCGATGAAGTTATCACAAACGAGCTAAAAACAGAGCTTTTAGATGAGTTAAAAAGCCCGAAATTTAAAGCTTATAAAGTAGCCAGGCTAAACTATTTTTTTGGCAAAAGCATAAAATCTATGGGTCTTTACCCAGATTTTTCGGTGCGTTTTTTTAATAAAAACTACGCAAAATTTGACGGACGAGAAATCCACGAAAAGGTCGTTTTAAATGATAAAAACGGCGATTTTGGAACGCTTAAAAATCACTTTATCCACTATGCTTACGACAGCGTAGAGCAGTTTATAAACAAGCAAAATCGCTACTCATCACTTGGCGCTAAAAAAAATGTCCTAAAAGCGATTTTTAACCCATTTTGGACATTTTTTAAGTTATTTATTTTAAAGGGCGGTTTTAAAGACGGGTGGCGTGGATACGTCATCGCAAGACTTTATGCCCAGTACACATTTTGGAAGTATATAAAATGA
- a CDS encoding lipid A biosynthesis lauroyl acyltransferase yields MDKLYLALFYIFKFIITITPNSVHNAIVKFLASIYMRLNKRRFKVVMTNLNLAFGDEISMQRKLEIAKQCYINFAKFLGINFIKNQNTTKEKVLKKVCFKNENFLIEAINSKRPVIISTAHFGEWELFSLAMAARFGAVSVLGRRLDSKSIDKILNANRTQFDVELIDKQGATKGILKALKQGRIVGILVDQNTAKSDGIEISFFNKRVLHTPSVSIFAQKTDALIVNAFISQIDENLSEICFFESIDITKFDKENAIKLATQAQADACEAMIRQKPDEYFWFHRRFKRFYKEAYL; encoded by the coding sequence GTGGATAAGTTGTATTTAGCCCTTTTTTATATCTTTAAATTTATTATAACAATAACTCCAAATAGCGTTCATAACGCGATTGTCAAGTTTTTAGCCTCTATATATATGAGACTTAATAAAAGGCGTTTTAAGGTTGTGATGACAAATTTAAACTTGGCGTTTGGTGATGAAATTTCAATGCAAAGAAAGCTAGAAATAGCAAAACAATGCTATATAAATTTTGCAAAATTTTTAGGCATTAATTTTATTAAAAATCAAAACACTACAAAAGAGAAGGTTTTAAAAAAGGTTTGTTTTAAAAACGAAAATTTTTTAATAGAAGCAATAAATTCAAAAAGACCCGTCATTATATCTACTGCACACTTTGGCGAGTGGGAGCTGTTTAGCCTTGCTATGGCGGCGCGTTTTGGGGCTGTATCGGTTTTAGGCAGGCGACTTGATAGTAAAAGTATAGATAAAATTTTAAATGCAAATCGTACCCAATTTGATGTAGAACTAATCGATAAGCAAGGCGCAACAAAAGGCATTTTAAAAGCCCTAAAGCAAGGTCGAATAGTGGGAATACTAGTCGATCAAAATACAGCGAAAAGCGATGGAATTGAGATTAGTTTTTTTAACAAAAGAGTTCTTCATACACCTTCTGTTAGCATATTTGCGCAAAAGACAGATGCTTTAATCGTCAATGCTTTTATTAGCCAAATTGATGAAAACTTAAGTGAAATTTGCTTTTTTGAGTCTATTGATATAACAAAATTTGATAAAGAAAATGCCATCAAACTAGCCACACAAGCCCAAGCTGATGCCTGTGAAGCGATGATTAGACAAAAACCTGATGAGTATTTTTGGTTTCACAGGCGCTTTAAAAGATTTTACAAGGAAGCCTATCTGTGA
- the waaC gene encoding lipopolysaccharide heptosyltransferase I codes for MREQKPKKIAIVKLSALGDIVHCVIILQFIKKHLPNSEISWIVDKRFSQILQNHPLIDRLLVLPLKDGKLKECAKVLRNAGDFDAVIDFQGLLKSAIITKMLGKNSYGFNMQSTKEAVAGLFYRHKLNIGYNENIIIRNLSLAAFALDFSFTQDEILAKSPCFNVEILDEKRPQKRIIIAPFASEDSKCYDKFKDVINMLKEYEIFITQGSQKELKNANELALNTHAKVLEKLNLNELTQKIANADLLIGNDSGITHIAWAVNVASITLFGNRPSRRNTYITERNLVVDTGKQPDARSINKNDFCIREILPETIANFAKRLLRG; via the coding sequence ATGAGAGAACAAAAACCAAAAAAAATTGCGATTGTAAAGCTATCAGCACTCGGCGATATCGTGCATTGCGTTATAATTTTGCAATTTATTAAAAAGCACCTGCCAAATAGTGAAATTTCGTGGATTGTGGATAAAAGATTTAGCCAAATTTTACAAAATCATCCACTCATAGATAGACTTTTAGTGCTGCCTTTAAAAGATGGAAAATTAAAAGAGTGCGCAAAGGTCCTAAGAAATGCCGGGGATTTTGACGCCGTCATCGACTTTCAGGGGCTGTTAAAATCGGCAATAATCACAAAAATGCTTGGAAAAAACAGCTACGGATTTAATATGCAAAGCACAAAAGAGGCTGTGGCTGGGCTATTTTATAGACACAAGCTAAATATTGGCTACAACGAAAATATCATTATTAGAAACCTATCACTTGCTGCGTTTGCTCTTGATTTTAGCTTTACTCAAGATGAAATTTTAGCCAAATCACCCTGTTTTAACGTAGAAATTTTAGATGAAAAACGCCCACAAAAACGCATAATCATCGCTCCATTTGCAAGTGAGGACAGCAAGTGCTACGATAAATTTAAAGATGTTATAAATATGCTAAAAGAGTATGAAATTTTTATCACTCAAGGTAGTCAAAAAGAGCTTAAAAATGCTAACGAACTAGCCTTAAACACTCACGCAAAGGTGCTAGAGAAGCTAAACCTTAATGAACTTACCCAAAAAATCGCAAACGCAGACTTGCTAATAGGCAACGATAGCGGTATCACGCACATAGCCTGGGCTGTAAATGTGGCTTCCATCACGCTTTTTGGCAACCGCCCAAGCAGGAGAAACACCTATATAACAGAGCGAAATTTAGTCGTTGATACGGGCAAACAGCCAGACGCAAGAAGCATAAACAAAAACGACTTTTGCATAAGAGAAATTTTGCCCGAAACCATCGCAAATTTTGCCAAAAGGTTGCTGCGTGGATAA
- a CDS encoding 3'-5' exonuclease produces the protein MAKGYICVFDCETIPDANLLRKVYGFSGDDLEVSLEAFEYQKSLTGSEFLPVAFHKVVAISAVMADEYGRFIRVSTLKGENEREILTKFINFINEHNPRLVSFNGRGFDLPMIMVRAMRYNLTADAYFEVDNKELNKNKWENYRSRYDGRFHIDLLDHISDFGSVRGLKLDTLCSALNLPGKYDVSGDQVLELFYESKLEKINEYCESDVLNTYWLFLKYELLRGNVTPADYATFLGTMSDYLAKNCQHRGYTSVFCEFVRLELTRLKSDDYENSNFGSVDDLPSQKMSINELEERLEKMGLSNTIKKGANISSKPKQKEVSDDLPEINLDDE, from the coding sequence ATGGCAAAAGGCTATATCTGCGTTTTTGACTGCGAGACGATACCTGACGCTAATTTATTACGAAAAGTTTATGGTTTTAGTGGCGATGATTTAGAGGTTAGCTTAGAGGCATTTGAGTATCAAAAAAGTTTAACTGGGAGCGAATTTTTGCCGGTGGCTTTTCATAAGGTTGTTGCGATCTCGGCGGTAATGGCTGATGAATATGGCAGATTTATCCGTGTAAGCACGCTAAAGGGCGAGAATGAGCGTGAAATTTTGACTAAATTTATAAATTTTATAAACGAGCACAATCCACGCCTTGTAAGCTTTAATGGTCGTGGTTTTGATTTGCCGATGATAATGGTGCGTGCAATGCGTTATAACCTTACGGCAGATGCTTATTTTGAAGTTGACAATAAAGAGCTAAATAAAAATAAGTGGGAGAATTACAGAAGTCGATATGATGGGCGTTTTCACATTGATTTGCTTGATCATATCAGCGATTTTGGCTCGGTTCGTGGCTTAAAGCTTGACACGCTTTGCTCGGCTTTAAATTTGCCAGGTAAATACGATGTGAGCGGAGATCAGGTCTTAGAGCTTTTTTATGAGAGTAAGCTTGAGAAGATCAACGAATACTGCGAATCTGACGTGCTAAATACATATTGGCTCTTTTTAAAATATGAGCTTTTACGTGGCAACGTTACACCTGCTGACTACGCCACTTTTTTAGGCACGATGAGCGATTATCTGGCCAAAAACTGTCAACATCGTGGCTACACTAGCGTTTTTTGCGAGTTTGTCAGGCTTGAGCTTACTAGACTAAAGAGCGATGATTATGAAAATTCTAATTTTGGCAGTGTTGATGATTTGCCAAGTCAAAAGATGTCTATAAACGAGCTTGAGGAGAGGCTAGAAAAAATGGGGTTATCAAACACCATAAAAAAAGGAGCAAACATATCGTCAAAGCCGAAACAAAAAGAGGTTAGCGATGATTTGCCAGAGATAAATTTAGATGATGAGTGA
- a CDS encoding isoprenylcysteine carboxyl methyltransferase family protein, translated as MDYLVYVLVVSIFILRLGFLKISKQNESLILQNGGVEYGVKNTKMLTIAHILFYLGCLIEAIMQKQVFDGVSLAGTFLIVFAFLMLYYIVNYLLKGIWTVKLMVANNHKYNPHWLFKVVKHPNYYLNILPELIGLAMLCHAKVSFIVIMPIYLVILFIRIKEEDRVLKEIIIPNGVKTN; from the coding sequence GTGGATTACTTGGTGTATGTTTTAGTCGTTTCTATCTTTATTTTGAGACTTGGATTTTTAAAAATTTCAAAACAAAATGAGAGTTTAATTCTTCAAAATGGTGGTGTTGAGTATGGTGTAAAAAATACAAAAATGCTTACAATTGCACATATATTATTCTATCTTGGTTGTTTAATAGAGGCTATTATGCAAAAGCAAGTATTTGATGGCGTTTCGTTAGCTGGTACTTTTCTTATCGTGTTTGCATTTTTAATGCTTTATTACATTGTAAATTATCTATTAAAGGGTATTTGGACTGTTAAGTTAATGGTTGCAAATAACCACAAGTATAATCCACACTGGCTTTTTAAGGTTGTTAAGCACCCGAATTATTACCTAAATATATTGCCTGAACTAATTGGACTTGCAATGCTATGCCACGCAAAAGTATCATTTATAGTTATTATGCCTATTTATTTAGTTATTTTATTTATAAGAATAAAAGAAGAAGACAGGGTTTTAAAAGAGATAATTATACCAAACGGGGTAAAAACTAACTAA
- a CDS encoding disulfide bond formation protein B, with protein MKILTEKNFDFVMATAVLLVLAIPVGIANFYLGYVIGEGPCTLCWWERMGMVVVGCAGILILRYGLKARYVAMILFSAAYGMFMTLRHSSFSVYRDVGMGFGGDIFGAHTYTWGILVFWVVVVVMGIFMFFAKDSVVAADISRTDTRVKKLSLYSKFVIMISLIVVFSNAIQALISAGYPPYSGKGDPERISLNNTWSSGVWKRLSKPFSFVGSNVVQKPFIAGENNEISIKFNNNAKDGAFANLKPALVLEKNIELDFEPKGFLGKGVASGLAYNKNDGTFAISNTEGGIYFLDENFTKTDYAVIDKPNGRNIQKAVASTFIDDMLVTTGFNKTIFAVKKVPKDKVDSYKEWNSFRQTSGGLEMPWYRDRPALLTIRAKKQYVLTLANDGKYMYMISVPNDKVKGQILIKVDIKDRLLSSESVISSALTLKDSRDLKDYYITAGDIMDGKFLAYSKNYNTLLVIDLATAKVIDAYEMPQIGDISALAIKDDSIFVLTHNDFKPSIAKLLNPLR; from the coding sequence ATGAAAATTTTGACCGAGAAAAATTTTGACTTTGTTATGGCTACAGCTGTGCTTTTGGTGCTTGCAATCCCAGTTGGTATCGCAAATTTCTATTTAGGTTATGTTATCGGCGAAGGTCCTTGCACGCTTTGCTGGTGGGAAAGAATGGGCATGGTTGTTGTCGGTTGTGCCGGTATTTTGATATTAAGATATGGACTAAAAGCTAGGTATGTAGCGATGATACTTTTTAGTGCGGCGTATGGGATGTTTATGACGCTTCGCCATTCTAGTTTTAGTGTTTATAGAGATGTTGGGATGGGTTTTGGTGGCGATATTTTTGGCGCACACACATACACTTGGGGGATTTTGGTCTTTTGGGTAGTTGTTGTCGTTATGGGAATTTTTATGTTTTTTGCCAAGGATAGTGTTGTGGCAGCTGACATTTCTCGCACTGATACTAGGGTTAAAAAGCTATCTTTGTACTCTAAATTTGTTATTATGATTAGCCTTATTGTTGTATTTTCAAACGCCATTCAAGCACTAATTTCGGCTGGTTATCCACCATACTCAGGCAAAGGCGACCCCGAGCGAATTAGCCTAAATAACACTTGGAGCAGTGGTGTTTGGAAGCGACTTAGCAAACCATTTTCTTTTGTTGGCTCAAATGTCGTGCAAAAGCCATTTATCGCAGGGGAAAACAACGAAATAAGTATAAAATTTAATAATAATGCTAAAGATGGTGCATTTGCGAATTTAAAACCAGCCTTAGTGTTAGAAAAAAATATTGAGCTAGATTTTGAGCCAAAGGGTTTTCTAGGCAAGGGTGTAGCTTCTGGACTTGCTTATAATAAAAATGACGGTACTTTTGCCATATCAAACACCGAAGGTGGCATATACTTTTTAGATGAGAATTTTACTAAAACCGACTACGCTGTTATTGATAAGCCAAATGGCAGAAATATCCAAAAAGCAGTAGCTTCTACGTTTATTGATGATATGTTGGTTACTACTGGCTTTAATAAAACCATTTTTGCCGTTAAAAAGGTGCCAAAAGATAAGGTAGATAGTTACAAAGAGTGGAATTCATTTAGACAAACGAGTGGCGGACTTGAAATGCCTTGGTATCGCGACCGTCCCGCACTGCTAACTATTAGAGCTAAAAAACAATACGTTTTGACACTTGCTAATGATGGCAAATATATGTATATGATAAGCGTGCCAAACGATAAGGTAAAAGGGCAAATCCTTATAAAAGTGGATATAAAAGATAGGCTTTTAAGTAGTGAAAGTGTGATAAGCTCGGCTCTAACGCTAAAAGATAGCAGAGATTTAAAAGACTACTACATAACAGCGGGCGATATAATGGATGGCAAATTTTTAGCCTACTCCAAAAACTATAATACCCTTTTAGTTATTGATTTGGCTACTGCTAAGGTTATAGATGCCTACGAAATGCCACAAATCGGCGATATTTCAGCACTTGCGATAAAGGATGATAGTATATTTGTGCTTACACACAATGATTTTAAGCCAAGTATAGCAAAGCTTTTAAATCCTTTAAGATGA